The Streptomyces laurentii genome contains a region encoding:
- a CDS encoding dihydroxy-acid dehydratase (catalyzes the dehydration of 2,3-dihydroxy-3-methylbutanoate to 3-methyl-2-oxobutanoate in valine and isoleucine biosynthesis;~dihydroxy-acid dehydratase [Nocardia farcinica IFM10152];~dihydroxy-acid dehydratase; Provisional;~identified by MetaGeneAnnotator; putative) — MDKHVHILESGRTLDSKHTRHERRATMPELRSRTVTHGRNMAGARALMRASGVPGADIGRKPVIAVANSFTEFVPGHTHLQPVGRIVSEAITAAGGIAREFNTIAVDDGIAMGHGGMLYSLPSRDLIADSVEYMVEAHCADALICVSNCDKITPGMLMAALRLNIPTVFVSGGPMESGRATLVDGSVRTLDLVDAISEAVNDKVSDEDIRRIEENACPTCGSCSGMFTANSMNCLAEAIGLALPGNGSVLATHTARRALYENAARTVVDITRRYYDEDDASVLPRAVATHAAFDNAMALDIAMGGSTNTILHLLAAAQEAGLDYGLADMDAVSRRVPCLAKVAPNVAPGGTYYMEDVHRAGGIPAILGELHRAGLLNEDVHAVHSPSLDEWLKNWDVRGGSPAEEAVELWHAAPGCVRSATAFSQSERWDTLDTDAEGGCIRDAAHAYSKDGGLAVLRGNLAVDGAVVKTAGVDESIWTFEGPAVVCESQDEAVEKILNKQVKDGDVVVIRYEGPRGGPGMQEMLYPTSFLKGRGLGKTCALVTDGRFSGGTSGLSIGHASPEAASGGTIALVEDGDRIRIDIPSRSIELLVDEATLDARRAALGGVYVPKNRERKVSAALRAYAAMATSADKGAVRDVSKLA; from the coding sequence ATGGACAAGCATGTCCATATCCTGGAGTCAGGGCGTACGCTCGACAGCAAGCACACCCGTCACGAGAGGCGAGCGACGATGCCCGAGCTGAGGTCCCGCACTGTCACCCACGGCCGCAACATGGCGGGCGCCCGCGCCCTGATGCGCGCCTCCGGTGTACCGGGCGCGGACATCGGACGGAAGCCCGTCATCGCCGTGGCGAACTCCTTCACCGAGTTCGTCCCCGGCCACACCCACCTCCAGCCGGTCGGCCGGATCGTCTCCGAGGCCATCACCGCGGCCGGCGGCATCGCCCGCGAGTTCAACACGATCGCCGTCGACGACGGCATCGCCATGGGCCACGGCGGCATGCTCTACTCGCTGCCCTCCCGCGACCTGATCGCCGACAGCGTGGAGTACATGGTCGAGGCGCACTGCGCCGACGCCCTGATCTGCGTCTCCAACTGCGACAAGATCACCCCGGGCATGCTCATGGCGGCGCTGCGCCTGAACATCCCCACCGTCTTCGTCTCCGGCGGCCCGATGGAGTCCGGCCGCGCCACGCTCGTCGACGGCTCGGTCCGCACCCTCGACCTGGTCGACGCGATCTCCGAGGCCGTCAACGACAAGGTCTCGGACGAGGACATCCGCCGCATCGAGGAGAACGCCTGCCCGACCTGCGGCTCCTGTTCCGGCATGTTCACCGCCAACTCGATGAACTGCCTGGCCGAGGCCATCGGCCTCGCCCTGCCCGGCAACGGCTCCGTCCTCGCCACCCACACCGCCCGCCGCGCGCTGTACGAGAACGCCGCCCGCACGGTCGTCGACATCACCCGCCGCTACTACGACGAGGACGACGCGTCCGTACTGCCGCGCGCCGTCGCCACCCACGCGGCCTTCGACAACGCCATGGCCCTCGACATCGCCATGGGCGGCTCCACCAACACGATCCTGCACCTGCTGGCCGCCGCCCAGGAGGCCGGTCTCGACTACGGCCTCGCCGACATGGACGCCGTCTCGCGCCGCGTCCCCTGCCTGGCCAAGGTCGCGCCGAACGTCGCCCCCGGCGGCACGTACTACATGGAGGACGTGCACCGGGCCGGCGGCATCCCCGCCATCCTCGGCGAGCTGCACCGCGCCGGCCTGCTGAACGAGGACGTCCACGCCGTGCACAGCCCCTCCCTCGACGAGTGGCTGAAGAACTGGGACGTGCGCGGCGGCTCCCCCGCCGAGGAGGCCGTCGAGCTGTGGCACGCGGCCCCCGGCTGCGTCCGCTCCGCGACCGCCTTCTCCCAGTCCGAGCGCTGGGACACCCTCGACACCGACGCCGAGGGCGGCTGCATCCGCGACGCCGCCCACGCCTACTCCAAGGACGGCGGTCTCGCCGTGCTGCGCGGCAACCTCGCCGTCGACGGCGCCGTGGTGAAGACCGCCGGCGTCGACGAGTCGATCTGGACCTTCGAAGGCCCGGCGGTCGTGTGCGAGTCGCAGGACGAGGCCGTCGAGAAGATCCTGAACAAGCAGGTCAAGGACGGCGACGTGGTCGTCATCCGCTACGAGGGCCCGCGCGGCGGCCCCGGCATGCAGGAGATGCTCTACCCGACGTCCTTCCTCAAGGGCCGCGGCCTCGGCAAGACCTGTGCCCTGGTCACCGACGGCCGGTTCTCCGGCGGCACCTCGGGCCTCTCCATCGGCCACGCCTCCCCGGAGGCGGCCTCGGGCGGCACGATCGCGCTCGTCGAGGACGGCGACCGCATCCGTATCGACATCCCGAGCCGCTCCATCGAGCTGCTGGTCGACGAGGCGACCCTGGACGCCCGCCGCGCCGCGCTCGGCGGCGTCTACGTGCCGAAGAACCGCGAGCGCAAGGTCTCGGCGGCGCTGCGGGCGTACGCGGCGATGGCGACGAGCGCCGACAAGGGCGCGGTCCGCGACGTGAGCAAGCTGGCCTGA
- a CDS encoding xylose isomerase domain-containing protein TIM barrel (AP endonuclease family 2; These endonucleases play a role in DNA repair. Cleave phosphodiester bonds at apurinic or apyrimidinic sites; the alignment also contains hexulose-6-phosphate isomerases, enzymes that catalyzethe epimerization of...; cl12060;~Metal-binding active site;~Xylose isomerase-like TIM barrel; pfam01261;~identified by MetaGeneAnnotator; putative;~xylose isomerase domain-containing protein TIM barrel [Streptomyces viridochromogenes DSM40736]), whose amino-acid sequence MRIPEAKVALSTASVYPESTATAFEVAARLGYDGVEVMVWTDPVSQDIEALRRLSDYHQVPILAVHAPCLLITQRVWSTDPWVKLQRARAAAEKLGASTVVVHPPFRWQRQYARDFVSGIWRMADETDVRFAVENMYPWRYKDREMLAYAPEWDVTKDDYRHFTVDLSHTATARTDTLAMVDRMGDRLGHVHLADGRGSAKDEHLVPGRGTQPCAELLERLAYSGYDGHVVIEVNTRRAMSSAEREADLAEALAFTRLHLAAASRDRDRGTRA is encoded by the coding sequence GTGCGGATCCCGGAAGCGAAGGTCGCGCTCTCGACGGCCTCCGTCTACCCGGAGTCGACGGCGACCGCCTTCGAGGTCGCCGCACGTCTCGGTTACGACGGGGTCGAGGTCATGGTGTGGACCGACCCGGTCAGCCAGGACATCGAGGCCCTGCGCCGGCTCTCGGACTACCACCAGGTGCCGATCCTCGCCGTGCACGCGCCCTGTCTGCTCATCACCCAGCGCGTCTGGTCCACCGACCCGTGGGTCAAGCTCCAGCGCGCCCGCGCGGCGGCCGAGAAGCTGGGCGCGTCGACGGTGGTGGTGCACCCGCCGTTCCGCTGGCAGCGGCAGTACGCGCGCGACTTCGTCTCGGGGATCTGGCGGATGGCGGACGAGACGGACGTCCGGTTCGCCGTCGAGAACATGTACCCGTGGCGGTACAAGGACCGCGAGATGCTCGCGTACGCCCCCGAGTGGGACGTCACCAAGGACGACTACCGGCACTTCACCGTCGACCTGTCGCACACGGCGACCGCCCGGACCGACACCCTCGCCATGGTCGACCGCATGGGCGACCGGCTCGGCCACGTCCACCTCGCGGACGGGCGCGGTTCGGCGAAGGACGAGCACCTGGTGCCGGGCCGCGGCACCCAGCCCTGCGCCGAGCTGCTCGAACGCCTGGCGTACAGCGGCTACGACGGTCATGTCGTGATCGAGGTCAACACCCGCCGGGCCATGTCGTCGGCCGAACGCGAGGCCGACCTCGCCGAGGCGCTGGCCTTCACCCGCCTCCACCTGGCCGCCGCGTCCCGGGATCGGGACCGGGGCACGCGCGCGTAA
- a CDS encoding exopolyphosphatase (Exopolyphosphatase [Streptomyces venezuelae ATCC10712];~Ppx/GppA phosphatase family; pfam02541;~exopolyphosphatase; TIGR03706;~identified by MetaGeneAnnotator; putative), with protein sequence MHLLVVDAHPGARPLPAHSHKAELRLAELLDERGAIADAGVERLIATVQDALTAAEDKGCEEVLPFATSAVREASNADSVLSRVYAETGIALQVLSGEEEARLTFLAARRWFGWSAGKLFLLDIGGGSLEVGFGIDEEPDAAVSLPLGAGRLTAGWLRGDPADPGEVKALRRHVRAQIARTVGEFSRFGSPDHVVATSKTFKQLARIAGAPGSGFGLYVQRSLTRASLAEWVPRLATMTSSERSTLPGVSAGRAAQLLAGALVAEGAMDLFGVEALEICPWALREGVILRRLDHLP encoded by the coding sequence GTGCACCTGCTGGTGGTCGACGCCCACCCCGGCGCCCGCCCGCTGCCCGCGCACTCGCACAAGGCGGAGCTGCGGCTCGCCGAGCTGCTCGACGAGCGGGGAGCCATCGCCGACGCGGGCGTCGAGCGGCTGATCGCCACGGTCCAGGACGCGCTCACGGCCGCCGAGGACAAGGGCTGCGAGGAGGTGCTGCCGTTCGCGACCTCGGCGGTGCGCGAGGCGAGCAACGCCGACTCCGTGCTGTCCCGGGTGTACGCGGAGACGGGCATCGCGCTCCAGGTGCTGAGCGGCGAGGAGGAGGCCCGGCTGACCTTCCTGGCCGCCCGCCGCTGGTTCGGCTGGTCCGCGGGCAAGCTGTTCCTGCTCGACATCGGCGGCGGCTCGCTGGAGGTCGGCTTCGGCATCGACGAGGAGCCGGACGCCGCCGTGTCCCTGCCGCTGGGCGCCGGCCGGCTCACCGCGGGCTGGCTGCGCGGCGACCCGGCGGACCCGGGCGAGGTGAAGGCGCTGCGCCGGCACGTCCGCGCGCAGATCGCCCGTACCGTCGGCGAATTCAGCCGCTTCGGATCGCCCGACCATGTCGTGGCCACGTCCAAGACCTTCAAGCAGCTGGCCCGGATCGCCGGCGCCCCCGGCTCGGGCTTCGGGCTGTACGTCCAGCGCAGCCTGACCCGCGCCTCGCTCGCCGAGTGGGTGCCGCGGCTGGCCACGATGACGTCGTCCGAGCGGTCGACGCTGCCCGGCGTCTCGGCGGGGCGGGCGGCCCAGCTGCTCGCGGGCGCGCTGGTCGCGGAGGGGGCGATGGACCTGTTCGGGGTGGAGGCCCTGGAGATCTGCCCGTGGGCGCTGCGCGAGGGCGTGATCCTGCGCCGCCTGGACCACCTGCCGTAG
- a CDS encoding hypothetical protein (Hypothetical protein XNR_3499 [Streptomyces albus J1074];~identified by MetaGeneAnnotator; putative) codes for MPKTKKAKPGKDTGKVSADVTATTSAAPAGADAERQAKAARIAHAAKSVKVSKKAKGKNEGKGKGKGKDIAPEPDEKGLDFPRAWVEFADPDDEEQVYRCDLTWLTSRWTCVFGNGCQGIKEGRPDDGCCTLGAHFSDEDDEQRVAGHVARLTPEVWQFHDVGSATGWTQTDEDGDRQTRRWKGSCIFQNRPGFAGGAGCALHILAVREGVEPLETKPDVCWQLPVRRTYDWIERPDDTKVLQVSIGEYDRRGWGPGGHDLHWYCTTATSAHVGERPVYVSYRPELVEMMGQAAYDVLVGLCEARLASQLPLVAPHPADPS; via the coding sequence GTGCCAAAGACGAAAAAGGCGAAGCCGGGCAAAGACACCGGCAAGGTCAGCGCCGACGTGACCGCCACCACCTCCGCCGCCCCCGCGGGGGCCGACGCCGAGCGGCAGGCGAAGGCGGCCCGCATCGCCCACGCCGCCAAGTCGGTCAAGGTCTCGAAGAAGGCCAAGGGAAAGAACGAGGGCAAGGGAAAGGGGAAGGGGAAGGACATCGCCCCGGAACCGGACGAGAAGGGCCTGGACTTCCCGCGCGCGTGGGTCGAGTTCGCCGACCCGGACGACGAGGAGCAGGTCTACCGCTGCGACCTGACCTGGCTCACCTCCCGCTGGACCTGCGTCTTCGGCAACGGCTGCCAGGGCATCAAGGAGGGCCGCCCCGACGACGGCTGCTGCACGCTGGGCGCGCACTTCTCCGACGAGGACGACGAGCAGCGGGTCGCCGGGCACGTCGCGCGGCTCACGCCCGAGGTGTGGCAGTTCCACGACGTCGGCAGCGCGACGGGCTGGACGCAGACCGACGAGGACGGCGACCGGCAGACCCGCCGCTGGAAGGGCTCGTGCATCTTCCAGAACCGCCCCGGTTTCGCGGGCGGCGCCGGCTGCGCGCTGCACATCCTGGCCGTGCGGGAGGGCGTCGAGCCGCTGGAGACCAAGCCGGACGTGTGCTGGCAGCTGCCGGTGCGGCGGACGTACGACTGGATCGAGCGCCCCGACGACACCAAGGTCCTGCAGGTGTCGATCGGAGAGTACGACCGGCGCGGCTGGGGCCCGGGCGGCCACGACCTGCACTGGTACTGCACGACGGCCACGTCCGCGCACGTGGGCGAGCGGCCGGTCTACGTCTCGTACCGGCCGGAACTCGTCGAGATGATGGGGCAGGCGGCGTACGACGTGCTGGTCGGGCTGTGCGAGGCGCGGCTCGCCTCGCAGCTGCCGCTGGTCGCGCCGCACCCGGCGGACCCCTCCTGA
- a CDS encoding alanine-rich protein (alanine-rich protein [Streptomyces venezuelae ATCC10712];~identified by MetaGeneAnnotator; putative;~two-component response regulator; Provisional), translating to MTSSRLDHPTWSTGGTGGTGGTGGDSRAPGRQPARYGPAERYDAYLDGLFTYCLSVLCDHDTATAVLGDVLVLAERHQGRCPADESGRRAWLYALARWTCLRVLGEQRRARRTRRGAGVGAHTGRPSHASVAPAPLTEPPTPEVADRRRAELAALAWPEAAGTTPQQREALELAVRHGLGAREIAAVLSLDPVRARELLSSAACEVERTRAALAVVGTGGCPVVARFTGDQRVLLSATLRTELVRHVDDCPRCRRAAERAGASGPWPGALAAALPGSAAGSPALPIVPAPRAAAYGALRPPTRAWAVGPHFAATGFPVDPKVHAARRDRMRTRALTTTLVAAVVAAPVLALWTSYRGVPGVGEGQGGARISAREADEPSGGSDARPTARYENTGSARTSPDPRYTRGSRSPDVSVEVISPGAPAGPVAPGTPAPARIAAAARGSGTTTLLTLTNEGGRPGTWSLWSDAPWLYVSRAAGSLAPGESVTVRIAVDRRHEPDGPWSARVGVQPAGAMVRIGGYGTRPAPAPTRPAPPRPTSGGPSAPPPTGAPPTSPPPSTAEPTRPPATAPPTSPATTDPAPTPTPTGPAPTPGSPDPDPSPSS from the coding sequence GTGACGAGCAGCAGGCTGGACCACCCCACGTGGAGCACCGGCGGGACCGGCGGGACCGGTGGAACCGGTGGCGACTCCCGCGCGCCCGGGCGGCAGCCCGCGCGGTACGGGCCGGCGGAGCGGTACGACGCGTATCTCGACGGCCTGTTCACGTACTGCCTCTCTGTGCTGTGCGACCACGACACGGCCACCGCCGTCCTCGGCGACGTGCTCGTCCTCGCCGAACGGCACCAGGGCCGCTGCCCCGCCGACGAGTCCGGCCGGCGCGCGTGGCTGTACGCCCTGGCCCGCTGGACCTGTCTGCGCGTCCTCGGCGAACAGCGCCGCGCACGGCGCACGCGCCGGGGCGCGGGAGTGGGCGCGCACACCGGCCGCCCCTCGCACGCGTCCGTGGCGCCCGCCCCGCTCACTGAGCCCCCGACCCCCGAGGTGGCCGACCGGCGCCGGGCCGAACTCGCCGCGCTCGCCTGGCCCGAGGCCGCCGGGACCACGCCGCAGCAGCGCGAGGCGCTGGAACTGGCGGTACGGCACGGGCTCGGCGCCCGCGAGATCGCGGCCGTCCTGTCACTCGATCCGGTGAGGGCCCGCGAGCTGTTGTCCTCGGCCGCGTGCGAGGTGGAGCGGACCCGGGCCGCGCTGGCCGTCGTCGGCACCGGCGGCTGCCCGGTCGTCGCGCGGTTCACCGGCGACCAGCGGGTGCTGCTGTCGGCCACCCTGCGCACCGAACTGGTCCGGCACGTCGACGACTGCCCGCGCTGCCGCCGCGCCGCCGAGCGCGCCGGCGCGAGCGGCCCCTGGCCGGGCGCCCTCGCCGCGGCCCTCCCCGGCTCCGCCGCCGGCAGTCCGGCGCTGCCGATCGTGCCGGCCCCCCGCGCCGCCGCGTACGGGGCCCTGCGGCCGCCCACGCGCGCGTGGGCCGTCGGCCCGCACTTCGCGGCGACCGGTTTCCCGGTGGACCCGAAGGTCCACGCGGCGCGCCGCGACCGGATGCGGACCCGTGCCCTCACCACCACCCTGGTCGCCGCGGTCGTCGCCGCGCCGGTGCTCGCGCTGTGGACCTCGTACCGGGGCGTGCCGGGCGTGGGGGAGGGGCAGGGCGGCGCCCGGATCAGCGCGCGCGAGGCGGACGAACCGAGCGGCGGCAGCGACGCGCGGCCCACCGCGCGGTACGAGAACACCGGCAGCGCCCGCACCTCCCCCGACCCCCGCTACACCCGCGGCAGCCGTTCCCCGGACGTGTCGGTCGAGGTGATCAGCCCCGGCGCGCCCGCCGGACCGGTCGCGCCGGGCACCCCCGCGCCCGCCCGGATCGCGGCCGCGGCCCGCGGCAGCGGCACGACGACCCTGCTGACGCTCACCAACGAGGGCGGGCGGCCCGGCACCTGGTCGCTGTGGTCCGACGCGCCCTGGCTGTACGTGAGCCGGGCCGCCGGCAGCCTGGCCCCCGGCGAGTCGGTCACCGTCCGGATCGCCGTCGACCGCCGGCACGAACCGGACGGCCCCTGGAGCGCCCGGGTCGGCGTCCAGCCGGCCGGCGCGATGGTACGGATCGGCGGGTACGGGACGCGGCCGGCGCCCGCGCCGACGCGGCCCGCCCCGCCGCGGCCGACCAGCGGCGGTCCGTCGGCCCCGCCGCCCACCGGCGCGCCGCCGACCAGCCCGCCGCCGTCGACGGCCGAGCCCACCCGGCCGCCGGCGACCGCGCCGCCCACGAGCCCGGCCACCACCGACCCGGCCCCGACGCCCACGCCGACGGGCCCGGCCCCGACGCCCGGCTCCCCGGACCCGGACCCGAGCCCGTCTTCGTAA
- a CDS encoding DNA repair protein radA/sms (ATP binding site [chemical binding];~DNA repair protein RadA/Sms [Amycolatopsis mediterranei U32];~DNA repair protein RadA; Provisional;~P-loop containing Nucleoside Triphosphate Hydrolases; cl09099;~Subunit ChlI of Mg-chelatase; cl12214;~Walker A motif;~Walker B motif;~identified by MetaGeneAnnotator; putative) — protein sequence MGDGSAPEAGLGQAGGGSWGRAGGARPGSLSDPGYTVALMAARTKTAKDRPSYRCTECGWQTAKWLGRCPECQAWGTVEEYGTPAVRTTAAGRVSTAALPIGQVDGRSATARSTGVDELDRVLGGGLVPGAVVLIAGEPGVGKSTLLLDVAAKAASDQHRTLYVTGEESASQVRLRADRIHALSDHLYLAAETDLSAVLAHLDDVKPSLLILDSVQTVASPEIDGAPGGMAQVREVAGALIRASKERGMSTLLVGHVTKDGAIAGPRLLEHLVDVVLHFEGDRHARLRLVRGVKNRYGATDEVGCFELHDEGITGLADPSGLFLTRRDVAVPGTCLTVTLEGRRPLVAEVQALTVDSQIPSPRRTTSGLETSRVSMMLAVLEQRGRISALGKRDIYSATVGGVKLSEPAADLAIALALASAASDTPLPKNLVAIGEVGLAGEVRRVTGVQRRLAEAHRLGFTHALVPTDPGKVPPGMKVTEVADMGDALRVLPRSRRSRTPDMTETAESARG from the coding sequence ATGGGGGACGGGAGCGCGCCGGAGGCCGGGCTGGGCCAGGCTGGGGGCGGCTCCTGGGGCCGGGCTGGAGGGGCGCGGCCGGGGTCGTTGTCAGACCCGGGCTATACGGTGGCGCTCATGGCTGCTCGTACCAAAACCGCCAAGGACAGGCCGTCCTACCGCTGCACCGAGTGCGGCTGGCAGACCGCCAAGTGGCTCGGCCGCTGCCCCGAATGCCAGGCATGGGGCACGGTCGAGGAGTACGGCACGCCCGCCGTACGGACCACGGCCGCGGGCCGCGTGTCCACGGCCGCGCTGCCGATCGGCCAGGTCGACGGGCGGTCGGCGACGGCCCGCAGCACCGGCGTCGACGAACTGGACCGGGTGCTCGGCGGCGGTCTGGTGCCCGGCGCGGTCGTGCTGATCGCGGGCGAGCCGGGCGTCGGCAAGTCGACGCTGCTGCTCGACGTCGCCGCGAAGGCGGCCAGTGACCAGCACCGCACGCTGTACGTGACGGGCGAGGAGTCCGCGAGCCAGGTGCGGCTGCGCGCCGACCGGATCCACGCCCTGAGCGACCATCTGTACCTGGCGGCGGAGACCGACCTGTCGGCCGTTCTCGCACACCTCGACGACGTGAAGCCCTCGCTGCTGATCCTCGACTCGGTACAGACCGTGGCCTCGCCGGAGATCGACGGCGCGCCGGGCGGCATGGCGCAGGTCCGCGAGGTCGCCGGGGCGCTGATCCGGGCCTCGAAGGAGCGCGGCATGTCCACGCTGCTCGTCGGCCACGTCACCAAGGACGGCGCGATCGCCGGCCCCCGGCTCCTGGAGCACCTGGTGGACGTGGTGCTGCACTTCGAGGGCGACCGGCACGCCCGGCTGCGCCTGGTGCGCGGAGTGAAGAACCGGTACGGGGCGACGGACGAGGTCGGCTGCTTCGAGCTGCACGACGAGGGCATCACGGGGCTCGCCGACCCGTCCGGGCTGTTCCTGACGCGCCGTGACGTGGCCGTGCCCGGCACCTGTCTGACGGTGACCCTGGAGGGCCGCCGGCCGCTGGTGGCCGAGGTGCAGGCGCTGACGGTGGACTCGCAGATCCCGTCGCCGCGCCGGACCACGTCCGGTCTGGAGACCTCCCGGGTGTCGATGATGCTCGCGGTCCTGGAGCAGCGGGGCCGGATCAGCGCGCTCGGCAAGCGGGACATCTACAGCGCGACGGTGGGCGGCGTGAAGCTGTCCGAGCCCGCCGCCGACCTGGCCATCGCGCTGGCCCTGGCCTCCGCCGCGAGCGACACGCCGCTGCCGAAGAACCTGGTGGCGATCGGCGAGGTGGGGCTCGCGGGCGAGGTCCGGCGGGTGACGGGCGTGCAGCGCCGGCTCGCGGAGGCGCACCGGCTCGGCTTCACGCACGCGCTCGTCCCGACGGACCCGGGCAAGGTCCCGCCGGGCATGAAGGTCACCGAGGTCGCGGACATGGGCGACGCGCTGCGGGTCCTGCCGCGCAGCCGCCGGTCCCGTACACCGGACATGACGGAGACGGCGGAATCGGCGCGGGGTTAG
- a CDS encoding DNA integrity scanning protein disA (DNA integrity scanning protein DisA [Mycobacterium smegmatis str. MC2155];~DNA integrity scanning protein DisA; Provisional;~DisA bacterial checkpoint controller linker region; pfam10635;~DisA bacterial checkpoint controller nucleotide-binding; pfam02457;~identified by MetaGeneAnnotator; putative) — protein MAAKDNEALMRASLSAVAPGTALRDGLERVLRGNTGGLIVLGMDKSVESMCTGGFVIDVEFAATRLRELCKLDGAIVLDKDISKILRAGVQLVPDASIPTEETGTRHRTADRVSKQCGFPVVSVSQSMRLIALYVNGERRVLEESGAILSRANQALATLERYKLRLDEVAGTLSALEIEDLVTVRDVTAVCQRLEMVRRIATEIAEYVVELGTDGRLLSLQLDELIAGVEPERELVVRDYVPEPSAKRSRTVAEALTELDALTHAELLELPNVARALGYSGSPETLDSAVSPRGYRLLAKVPRLPGAIIERLVEHFGGLQKLLAASVDDLQTVDGVGEARARSVREGLSRLAESSILERYV, from the coding sequence GTGGCAGCCAAGGACAACGAAGCACTGATGCGTGCGTCGCTCAGCGCCGTCGCCCCCGGCACCGCCCTGCGCGACGGACTCGAACGCGTGCTGCGCGGCAATACCGGCGGTCTGATCGTCCTCGGCATGGACAAGAGCGTCGAGTCGATGTGCACGGGCGGTTTCGTCATCGACGTCGAGTTCGCGGCGACGCGGCTGCGCGAGCTGTGCAAGCTCGACGGGGCGATCGTCCTCGACAAGGACATCAGCAAGATCCTGCGGGCCGGCGTCCAGCTGGTCCCCGACGCGTCGATCCCGACCGAGGAGACCGGCACCCGGCACCGTACGGCGGACCGGGTCTCCAAGCAGTGCGGCTTCCCGGTCGTCTCGGTGTCGCAGTCGATGCGGCTCATCGCCCTGTACGTGAACGGCGAGCGCCGCGTCCTGGAGGAGTCGGGCGCGATCCTGTCCCGCGCGAACCAGGCGCTGGCGACCCTGGAGCGGTACAAGCTCCGCCTCGACGAGGTGGCCGGCACCCTCTCCGCGCTCGAGATCGAGGACCTGGTGACGGTCCGGGACGTGACGGCCGTGTGCCAGCGCCTGGAGATGGTGCGCCGGATCGCCACCGAGATCGCCGAGTACGTGGTGGAGCTCGGCACCGACGGCCGGCTTCTGTCCCTCCAGCTCGACGAGTTGATCGCGGGCGTGGAGCCGGAGCGCGAGCTGGTCGTCCGCGACTACGTGCCCGAGCCGTCGGCGAAGCGTTCCCGCACGGTCGCCGAGGCGCTGACCGAGCTGGACGCGCTCACCCACGCCGAACTCCTCGAACTGCCGAACGTGGCCCGGGCGCTGGGCTACAGCGGCTCCCCCGAGACGCTGGACTCGGCGGTGTCGCCGCGCGGTTACCGGCTCCTCGCGAAGGTGCCGCGGCTGCCCGGCGCGATCATCGAGCGGCTCGTGGAGCACTTCGGCGGGCTGCAGAAGCTGCTCGCGGCAAGCGTGGACGACCTCCAGACCGTGGACGGCGTCGGCGAGGCGCGGGCGCGCAGCGTGCGCGAGGGCCTGTCGCGGCTGGCGGAGTCGTCGATCCTGGAGCGGTACGTCTAG